A section of the Serratia liquefaciens ATCC 27592 genome encodes:
- the gsiB gene encoding glutathione ABC transporter substrate-binding protein GsiB, which translates to MKHSFKRKALAGAVLLAAAVAGPAWAAKDAVIAVASNFTTLDPYDANDTLSQAVAKSFYQGLFGFDKDMKLVNVLADSYEVSKDGLTYTLKLHPGVKFHDGTEFNAEAVKVNLDRASNPDNHLKRYNLFKMIDKTEVVDANTVKIVLKAPFSAFINNLAHPAAVIISPAALKQYGKEIGFHPVGTGPYQFVTWNQTDFVKVKKFDGYWKQGLPKLDSITWRPVVDNNTRAAMLQTGEATFAFPIPYEQAKVLEGNAKLDLVAAPSILQRYISLNVTQKPFDNLKVRQALNYAINKDALIKVAFSGYAVPAEGPVPPAIDFATRYQPWPYDPAKARELLKEAGYPNGFTTTLWSSHNHSTAQKVLQFAQQQLAQVGVKVTVTAMDAGQRAAQVESVGVKDTGVRMFYTGWSASTGEADWALSPLFSTQAAPPKQFNTAFYSNPQVDQDLTGALATTDRAEKQKLYKDAQDRIWADAPWIFLATERLLSANNKQLSGFYVMPDTSFNFDNADLK; encoded by the coding sequence ATGAAGCACTCATTCAAACGTAAGGCATTAGCGGGCGCCGTGCTGCTGGCGGCCGCGGTCGCCGGCCCAGCCTGGGCTGCGAAAGATGCGGTGATCGCCGTCGCGTCCAATTTCACCACGCTTGATCCGTATGACGCCAACGATACGCTGTCGCAGGCGGTGGCCAAATCCTTCTATCAGGGCCTGTTCGGTTTCGATAAAGACATGAAACTGGTGAACGTGCTGGCGGACAGCTATGAGGTGAGCAAAGACGGCCTGACTTACACCCTCAAGCTGCATCCGGGAGTGAAATTCCATGACGGCACCGAGTTTAACGCCGAAGCGGTGAAGGTGAACCTGGATCGCGCCAGCAACCCGGACAATCACCTCAAGCGCTACAACCTGTTCAAAATGATCGACAAAACCGAAGTGGTGGACGCCAATACGGTGAAGATCGTGCTGAAAGCGCCATTCTCGGCCTTTATCAACAACCTGGCGCACCCGGCGGCGGTGATCATTTCGCCGGCCGCGCTGAAGCAGTACGGCAAAGAGATTGGTTTCCACCCGGTGGGGACCGGCCCTTATCAGTTCGTGACCTGGAACCAGACCGATTTCGTCAAGGTGAAAAAGTTTGACGGTTACTGGAAACAGGGGCTGCCGAAGCTCGACAGCATCACCTGGCGCCCGGTCGTGGATAACAATACCCGCGCTGCCATGCTGCAGACCGGTGAGGCGACCTTTGCCTTCCCGATCCCGTATGAGCAGGCCAAGGTATTGGAAGGCAATGCCAAGCTCGATTTGGTGGCCGCGCCGTCGATCCTGCAGCGTTATATCAGCCTGAACGTGACTCAAAAGCCATTCGATAACCTGAAAGTGCGTCAGGCGTTGAACTACGCCATCAATAAAGACGCGCTGATCAAGGTCGCGTTCTCCGGCTACGCCGTTCCGGCGGAAGGCCCGGTGCCGCCAGCGATCGATTTTGCCACCCGTTACCAGCCTTGGCCTTATGATCCGGCCAAGGCGCGCGAACTGCTTAAAGAGGCCGGTTATCCTAACGGTTTCACCACCACCCTGTGGTCGTCTCATAACCACAGCACCGCGCAGAAAGTGCTGCAGTTTGCCCAGCAGCAGTTGGCGCAGGTTGGCGTGAAAGTGACGGTGACGGCGATGGATGCCGGTCAGCGTGCGGCCCAGGTGGAAAGCGTTGGGGTGAAAGACACCGGCGTGCGTATGTTCTACACCGGTTGGTCAGCATCAACCGGTGAAGCGGACTGGGCCTTATCACCGCTGTTCTCAACCCAGGCTGCGCCGCCGAAGCAGTTCAACACGGCGTTTTACAGTAATCCGCAGGTGGATCAGGATCTGACCGGCGCGCTGGCGACCACCGACCGTGCCGAGAAGCAGAAACTGTACAAGGACGCGCAGGATCGTATCTGGGCAGATGCGCCATGGATTTTCCTGGCCACCGAGCGCTTGCTGTCGGCTAACAATAAACAGCTGAGCGGCTTTTACGTGATGCCGGATACCTCGTTCAACTTTGATAATGCCGATCTTAAATAA
- the mchS3 gene encoding MchS3 family protein, which yields MKRILSVITLVFVSFSSLNGYAAEQHREATENNLSKVTHFSLGMNGFVGIGSAGETEVIEILTYQDAGAVFLRIANNPQATPEAKLYAACGLKKLNNKTGEPNFTQVWDQPVSVLKGDVLRKEKFSDVYFSILKQGCW from the coding sequence GTGAAAAGGATCTTGAGCGTTATTACTTTGGTTTTTGTTTCTTTCTCTTCCCTCAACGGTTACGCCGCTGAGCAACACCGTGAAGCGACAGAAAATAATTTATCCAAGGTGACTCATTTCTCTTTGGGAATGAACGGGTTTGTTGGCATTGGTAGTGCCGGAGAAACCGAAGTAATAGAAATCCTAACCTACCAGGACGCGGGGGCCGTTTTTTTGCGTATTGCCAATAACCCGCAGGCAACCCCAGAAGCGAAACTTTATGCTGCCTGTGGCTTAAAAAAGCTCAATAACAAAACCGGCGAACCCAATTTCACCCAAGTGTGGGATCAACCGGTTTCGGTTTTGAAAGGGGATGTTTTAAGGAAAGAAAAATTCAGCGATGTTTATTTCAGTATTCTAAAACAGGGGTGTTGGTAA
- a CDS encoding dipeptide ABC transporter ATP-binding protein, with protein sequence MTDALMPLAANAGLLLPPQRVLSVRDLSVQFQQQGDTVEAVRNLSFDLDRGETLAIVGESGSGKSVTSLALMRLVEQGGGNIVSGTMPFRRRNGEVLDLAHARQGTLRTVRGADMAMIFQEPMTSLNPVFPVGEQIAESLRLHQAMDHRAARQAALQMLDLVRIPEAKDVLNRYPHQLSGGMRQRVMIAMALSCKPALLIADEPTTALDVTIQAQILQLIRVLQQEMQMGVIFITHDMGVVAEIADRVLVMRQGEQVEQGPVRELFAAPQQPYTQALLAAVPRLGSMAELDFPAKFPLPNGADNGGPQNTVPPGATPILRVENLVTRFDLRSGILNRVTRRVHAVENVSFDLYPGETLGLVGESGCGKSTTGRSLLKLVDSQRGTITFDGRQINQLKGPALQHLRRDIQFIFQDPYASLDPRLTVGFSIMEPLLVHNVARGKAAQERVAWLLERVGLKPEHARRYPHEFSGGQRQRICIARALALNPKVVIADESVSALDVSIQAQIVNLLLDLQREFGIAFLFISHDMAVVERISHRVAVMYLGQIVEIGPRRAVFENPQHAYTRKLMAAVPVADPNHAYKRQPLLVDEIPSPIRALGDEPVTAPLVQVGPGHFVARHPIAGAF encoded by the coding sequence ATGACCGATGCCTTAATGCCGCTTGCGGCCAACGCCGGGCTATTATTGCCGCCGCAGCGCGTGCTGTCGGTGCGCGATCTGAGCGTCCAATTTCAACAACAGGGCGATACCGTAGAAGCGGTGCGCAACCTGTCATTTGATCTCGATCGCGGTGAGACGCTGGCGATCGTCGGTGAATCCGGTTCGGGTAAATCTGTCACCTCTCTGGCATTGATGCGCCTGGTCGAACAGGGCGGCGGCAACATCGTCAGCGGGACGATGCCCTTTCGTCGGCGTAACGGCGAGGTGCTCGATCTGGCCCACGCACGTCAGGGTACATTACGCACGGTGCGCGGTGCCGATATGGCGATGATCTTTCAGGAACCGATGACCTCGCTGAACCCGGTATTCCCGGTAGGGGAACAGATCGCCGAATCTCTGCGCCTGCATCAGGCGATGGATCACCGCGCCGCCAGACAAGCCGCCTTGCAGATGCTCGATTTGGTGCGCATTCCCGAAGCCAAAGACGTACTTAACCGTTACCCACATCAGCTCTCCGGCGGTATGCGCCAGCGGGTGATGATCGCCATGGCGCTGTCCTGCAAGCCGGCCTTATTGATTGCCGATGAACCTACCACAGCGCTGGACGTCACCATTCAGGCGCAAATCCTGCAGCTTATCCGCGTACTGCAGCAGGAAATGCAGATGGGGGTCATTTTTATTACCCACGATATGGGGGTAGTGGCGGAGATAGCCGATCGGGTACTGGTCATGCGTCAGGGGGAACAGGTGGAGCAGGGGCCGGTGCGCGAACTGTTTGCCGCGCCGCAACAGCCCTACACCCAAGCGCTGCTGGCGGCGGTGCCCAGGCTGGGATCAATGGCGGAGTTGGACTTCCCGGCGAAATTCCCGTTGCCGAACGGCGCAGACAATGGCGGGCCACAGAATACCGTACCGCCGGGGGCGACGCCGATCCTGCGGGTAGAAAATCTGGTTACGCGCTTTGACCTACGCAGCGGTATTTTAAATCGCGTCACCCGGCGAGTGCATGCGGTGGAAAACGTCAGTTTTGATCTCTACCCCGGCGAAACGCTGGGGCTGGTGGGAGAGTCCGGCTGCGGCAAATCCACGACTGGCCGCTCGTTGTTGAAGCTGGTGGACAGCCAGCGCGGCACCATTACCTTTGACGGTCGTCAAATCAATCAGTTGAAAGGCCCGGCGCTGCAGCACCTGCGGCGGGACATCCAGTTTATCTTCCAGGATCCTTACGCCTCGCTCGATCCGCGTCTGACCGTCGGGTTCTCGATCATGGAACCGCTGCTGGTACATAACGTGGCACGTGGCAAGGCGGCACAAGAGCGCGTGGCCTGGCTGCTGGAACGCGTTGGGCTTAAACCAGAGCATGCGCGTCGTTATCCGCATGAGTTTTCCGGCGGCCAGCGGCAGCGAATCTGCATTGCGCGCGCGTTGGCGCTTAATCCCAAGGTAGTGATCGCTGACGAATCGGTGTCGGCGCTCGACGTGTCGATTCAGGCGCAGATCGTCAATCTGCTGCTCGATCTGCAGCGTGAGTTCGGCATCGCCTTTTTGTTTATCTCGCACGATATGGCGGTAGTAGAGCGCATCAGCCACCGCGTAGCGGTGATGTATCTCGGGCAGATTGTCGAGATTGGCCCGCGTCGGGCGGTGTTTGAGAACCCGCAGCACGCTTACACCCGCAAGCTGATGGCGGCGGTGCCGGTGGCCGATCCTAACCATGCTTATAAACGCCAGCCGCTGCTGGTCGATGAAATCCCCAGCCCGATCCGCGCGCTGGGCGATGAACCCGTTACCGCACCGCTAGTGCAGGTTGGACCGGGGCATTTTGTCGCCCGCCATCCGATCGCCGGTGCCTTTTAG
- a CDS encoding DUF924 family protein, with the protein MHRQVLDFWFDEIEPAMWFKKDDDFDRLLHTRFGQIWQAAAAGELAHWRDTIEGRLAEVIVLDQFSRNLFRGTPRSFASDCMALVLAQEAVRSGQCERLTPEQRGFLYLPFMHSESALIHQQALALYTELGNANQLEFEVRHKAIIDRFGRYPHRNAILGRVSTPEEEAFLLLPGSGF; encoded by the coding sequence ATGCACAGACAGGTATTAGACTTTTGGTTTGACGAGATCGAACCGGCAATGTGGTTCAAAAAGGACGATGATTTCGATCGCCTGTTGCATACGCGCTTTGGTCAGATCTGGCAGGCCGCCGCCGCCGGCGAGCTGGCGCACTGGCGAGACACCATTGAGGGGCGGTTGGCGGAGGTGATCGTGCTCGATCAGTTCAGTCGCAACCTGTTCCGCGGCACGCCGCGTTCATTTGCCAGCGACTGCATGGCGTTGGTGCTGGCACAGGAAGCGGTCCGTAGTGGGCAATGTGAACGACTTACGCCAGAGCAACGGGGCTTTCTCTATTTGCCCTTTATGCATTCAGAGTCGGCGTTGATTCATCAACAGGCTTTGGCGTTGTATACCGAGCTGGGCAATGCCAATCAGTTGGAGTTTGAAGTGCGGCACAAAGCCATTATTGACCGCTTTGGCCGTTACCCACACCGTAATGCGATATTAGGCCGAGTCTCTACCCCGGAGGAGGAAGCATTTCTGCTGTTGCCGGGGTCAGGATTCTAA
- the gsiD gene encoding glutathione ABC transporter permease GsiD, producing MIKHWRRDAALKAMPTIDPNAVRTPWHEFWRRFRQQRVALVAALLVLLLVVAALLAPYLVPFDAENYFDYDRLNEGPSLMHWLGVDSLGRDIFSRILMGTRISLAAGVFSVLVGGLIGTLLGLLAGYYEGWWDRITMRICDVLFAFPGILLAIGVVAIMGSGMANVIIAVAIFSIPAFARLVRGNTLVLKHLTYIESARSIGASDWTIIMRHILPGTISSIVVYFTLRIGTSIITAASLSFLGLGAQPPTPEWGAMLNEARADMVIAPHVAIFPSLAIFITVLAFNLLGDGLRDALDPKLKG from the coding sequence ATGATTAAGCATTGGCGACGCGACGCCGCACTGAAGGCGATGCCGACAATCGATCCTAACGCAGTACGAACGCCGTGGCATGAATTCTGGCGGCGTTTCCGTCAGCAACGCGTGGCGCTGGTCGCTGCGCTATTGGTGTTACTGTTGGTGGTTGCTGCGCTGCTGGCACCCTACCTGGTTCCCTTTGACGCGGAAAATTATTTTGATTACGACCGCCTGAACGAAGGGCCTTCGCTGATGCATTGGCTGGGGGTGGATTCGCTGGGGCGGGACATTTTCAGCCGCATTCTGATGGGGACCCGTATTTCGCTGGCCGCCGGGGTGTTCTCGGTGCTGGTGGGTGGGCTGATCGGTACGCTGCTGGGGCTGCTGGCGGGCTATTACGAAGGCTGGTGGGATCGCATTACCATGCGTATCTGTGATGTGCTGTTCGCCTTTCCGGGCATTCTGCTGGCGATCGGCGTGGTGGCGATTATGGGCAGCGGCATGGCCAACGTGATTATCGCCGTGGCCATTTTCAGCATACCGGCATTCGCCCGATTGGTACGGGGCAACACCCTGGTGTTGAAGCATCTGACCTACATCGAGTCGGCACGCAGCATTGGCGCGTCAGACTGGACCATTATCATGCGGCATATTCTGCCGGGGACAATTTCGTCGATTGTGGTGTATTTTACCCTGCGTATCGGTACTTCAATCATCACCGCCGCCAGCCTGTCGTTCCTCGGGCTGGGTGCCCAGCCGCCAACGCCGGAATGGGGCGCGATGCTCAATGAAGCGCGGGCGGATATGGTGATCGCGCCGCATGTCGCGATTTTCCCGAGTCTGGCAATATTCATCACGGTGTTGGCGTTTAACCTGCTGGGGGATGGCTTGCGCGATGCGTTGGATCCGAAGTTGAAGGGATAA
- the moeA gene encoding molybdopterin molybdotransferase MoeA has translation MDHCHTSDLISLEQALEKMLSQISPLQQTESIALTAAAGRITAAPVISPIDVPPFANSAMDGYAVRLADLQANAPLPVAGKAFAGAPFDGDWPAGTCVRIMTGAPVPAGAEAVIMQEQAEISDAGVRFTAEVQAGQNIRLAGEDIRQGAGVLPAGIRLGAAQLPLLASLGVAEVQVVRKLKVAVFSTGDELQPVGQPLQAGQIYDTNRFAVRLMLEQLGCETLDLGIIRDDQNALRAAFEQADRQADVVISSGGVSVGEADYTKQMLDELGEVGFWKLAIKPGKPFAFGKLKQAWFCGLPGNPVSAALTFYQLVQPLLAKLAGHSDWHLPPRLQARALTPLKKAPGRLDFQRGVFSSNAQGELEVSTTGHQGSHVFSSFSQGNCFIVLERERGSVAVGEKVDIEPFNALLRS, from the coding sequence ATGGATCATTGCCATACTTCCGATCTTATTTCCCTGGAGCAGGCGTTGGAGAAGATGCTCAGCCAGATCTCCCCCCTTCAGCAAACCGAATCCATTGCCCTGACCGCCGCCGCCGGCCGCATTACCGCCGCACCGGTTATTTCGCCGATTGATGTACCGCCCTTCGCCAATTCGGCCATGGACGGCTATGCCGTGCGCCTCGCCGATCTGCAAGCCAACGCGCCGCTGCCGGTCGCGGGCAAAGCTTTTGCCGGTGCTCCGTTCGACGGCGACTGGCCAGCCGGTACCTGCGTACGCATCATGACAGGCGCGCCTGTCCCAGCAGGGGCCGAGGCGGTGATCATGCAGGAGCAGGCCGAGATCAGCGATGCCGGCGTGCGCTTCACGGCCGAAGTGCAAGCCGGGCAAAATATTCGCCTGGCGGGGGAAGATATTCGCCAGGGTGCCGGGGTTTTACCTGCGGGTATCAGACTGGGCGCTGCGCAGTTGCCGCTGTTGGCCTCGCTCGGTGTCGCCGAGGTGCAGGTGGTACGTAAGTTGAAGGTGGCGGTATTCTCCACCGGCGACGAGTTACAGCCGGTCGGGCAGCCGCTGCAGGCGGGCCAAATCTATGATACCAACCGCTTTGCCGTACGCCTGATGCTGGAACAGTTAGGGTGCGAAACGCTGGATCTGGGCATTATCCGTGATGATCAAAACGCGCTGCGCGCCGCCTTCGAGCAGGCAGACCGCCAGGCCGATGTGGTGATCAGCAGCGGTGGCGTCTCGGTCGGTGAAGCCGACTACACCAAGCAGATGCTCGACGAGCTGGGCGAAGTCGGCTTCTGGAAGCTGGCGATCAAACCCGGTAAACCCTTTGCCTTCGGCAAGCTCAAGCAGGCTTGGTTCTGCGGCCTGCCGGGCAACCCGGTTTCTGCAGCGCTGACCTTCTACCAACTGGTGCAGCCGCTGTTGGCGAAGCTGGCGGGCCACAGCGACTGGCATTTGCCACCGCGTTTGCAGGCTCGCGCCCTGACCCCCTTGAAGAAAGCGCCGGGACGCCTTGATTTTCAGCGCGGCGTGTTTAGCAGCAACGCTCAGGGCGAGCTGGAAGTGAGCACCACCGGCCATCAAGGGTCACACGTGTTCAGTTCTTTCAGCCAGGGTAACTGCTTTATCGTGCTGGAGCGCGAACGCGGCTCCGTAGCAGTGGGCGAAAAAGTGGACATTGAGCCCTTCAACGCCTTGCTGAGGAGCTGA
- the gsiC gene encoding glutathione ABC transporter permease GsiC produces MLNYFLKRLLGLIPTLLIVAVLVFLFVHMLPGDPARLAAGPEADEAVVQLVRKDLGLDKPLPQQFVHFFVNAVRGDFGTSMVSKRPVSEEIGSRFLPTLWLTLSSMLWAVIFGMGIGMVSAVWRNRWPDRLGMTLAVSGISFPAFALGMLLMQVFSVNLGWLPTVGADSWRHYILPSITLGAAVAAVMARFTRASFVEVLQEDYMRTARAKGVRETMVVVKHGLRNAMIPVVTMMGLQFGFLLGGSIVVEKVFNWPGLGRLLVDSVEMRDYPVIQAEVLLFSLEFILINLLVDLLYAAINPAIRYK; encoded by the coding sequence ATGCTTAATTATTTTCTTAAACGACTGCTGGGCCTGATCCCGACGCTGCTGATTGTCGCGGTGTTGGTGTTTTTGTTCGTCCATATGCTGCCCGGCGATCCGGCGCGGCTGGCGGCAGGACCGGAAGCCGACGAAGCGGTAGTACAGCTGGTGCGTAAGGATCTGGGGCTGGACAAGCCGCTGCCGCAACAGTTCGTGCACTTTTTTGTCAATGCGGTGCGGGGGGATTTCGGAACCTCGATGGTTTCCAAGCGCCCGGTGAGCGAAGAGATCGGCTCGCGCTTTTTACCGACCCTGTGGCTGACGCTGAGCAGCATGCTGTGGGCGGTGATTTTCGGTATGGGCATCGGCATGGTGTCGGCCGTGTGGCGCAACCGCTGGCCCGATCGTCTCGGCATGACCCTGGCGGTCTCCGGGATTTCGTTCCCCGCCTTTGCGCTGGGTATGCTGCTGATGCAGGTGTTTTCCGTCAATCTCGGTTGGTTGCCGACGGTGGGCGCCGACAGTTGGCGGCACTATATTTTGCCTTCCATCACCCTTGGGGCTGCGGTAGCGGCGGTGATGGCGCGTTTTACCCGCGCTTCGTTTGTTGAGGTGCTGCAGGAAGACTACATGCGTACCGCGCGCGCCAAAGGCGTACGGGAAACCATGGTGGTAGTGAAACACGGGCTGCGCAACGCGATGATCCCGGTCGTCACCATGATGGGATTGCAGTTTGGCTTCCTGCTCGGTGGCTCGATCGTCGTGGAGAAGGTCTTCAACTGGCCGGGGTTGGGCAGGCTGCTGGTCGATTCGGTTGAGATGCGTGATTACCCGGTGATCCAGGCCGAAGTCTTGCTGTTCTCGCTGGAGTTTATTCTGATTAACCTGTTGGTGGACCTGCTGTATGCGGCAATTAACCCGGCAATACGATACAAATGA
- the moeB gene encoding molybdopterin-synthase adenylyltransferase MoeB has translation MLPELTDAEALRYNRQIILRGFDFDGQEKLKAARVLIVGLGGLGCAAAPYLVAAGVGHLTLVDFDTVSLSNLQRQILHRDARIGMAKVESARLELSAINPHAQIETVDAQLDDDQMAAQIAACDLVLDCTDNVATRNLLNRLCHAQRKPLVSGAAIRMEGQLSVFTYQPGEPCYRCLSRLFGDNALTCVEAGVMAPLVGTIGTLQAMEAIKLLTQYGQPLTGKLLMFDAMTMQFREMKLPKDPQCDVCGGE, from the coding sequence ATGCTGCCGGAATTAACCGATGCCGAAGCGCTGCGCTATAACCGCCAGATTATCCTGCGTGGCTTTGACTTCGACGGTCAGGAAAAACTGAAGGCCGCCCGGGTACTGATTGTCGGCCTCGGCGGGTTAGGCTGCGCCGCCGCCCCCTATCTGGTCGCGGCGGGCGTCGGCCACCTGACGCTGGTTGATTTCGACACCGTTTCACTCTCTAACCTGCAGCGCCAAATTCTGCACCGCGACGCGCGCATCGGTATGGCGAAAGTTGAATCGGCCCGTCTCGAACTCAGTGCCATCAACCCACATGCTCAGATAGAAACTGTTGATGCACAGCTGGACGACGACCAGATGGCGGCGCAGATTGCCGCCTGCGATTTGGTGCTGGACTGCACTGACAACGTGGCGACGCGCAATCTGCTAAATCGCCTCTGTCATGCTCAGCGCAAACCCCTGGTGTCCGGCGCGGCGATCCGCATGGAAGGGCAGCTCAGCGTCTTCACCTATCAGCCCGGAGAACCCTGCTACCGCTGCCTGAGCCGGTTATTCGGCGACAATGCCCTCACCTGCGTCGAGGCCGGTGTCATGGCACCGCTGGTCGGCACCATCGGCACGCTGCAAGCGATGGAGGCCATCAAACTGCTGACGCAGTACGGCCAACCGCTCACCGGAAAACTGCTGATGTTTGATGCCATGACGATGCAGTTCCGCGAGATGAAGCTGCCGAAGGATCCGCAGTGCGACGTTTGCGGTGGGGAATAG
- a CDS encoding isoaspartyl peptidase/L-asparaginase family protein, with amino-acid sequence MSKPVIAIHGGAGAITRAALSAEKEQEYIQALSDIVAAGQQILAQGGSALDAVTEAVRLLEECPLFNAGKGSVFTHQGTHELDACVMDGSTCDAGAVACVSRIRNPVLAARAVLENSQHVLFAGEGAEKFAAAHDLEMVAPDFFFTQPRFDQLHRAQAELGRVLLDHDGAAQSGEPIDPDRKFGTVGAVALDALGNLAAATSTGGMTNKQAGRVGDTPIIGAGCYANNATVAVSSTGTGETFMRGVSAYDVSALMEYAGLSLQQATDRVVMEKLLAMGGSGGMIAIDSHGNVALPFNSEGMYRGFGYVGDAPSVGIYR; translated from the coding sequence ATGAGCAAACCAGTGATTGCCATTCATGGCGGTGCGGGCGCAATTACCCGTGCGGCGCTGAGTGCTGAAAAGGAACAGGAGTATATTCAGGCGTTGTCCGACATCGTCGCCGCCGGCCAGCAGATCCTGGCCCAGGGTGGCAGCGCCCTGGATGCGGTCACCGAGGCGGTGAGGCTGCTGGAAGAGTGCCCATTGTTTAATGCCGGTAAAGGCTCGGTATTCACCCATCAGGGCACCCACGAGTTGGATGCCTGTGTGATGGATGGGAGCACCTGCGATGCCGGTGCCGTGGCCTGCGTCAGCCGGATACGCAATCCGGTGCTGGCTGCGCGCGCGGTATTGGAAAACAGCCAACACGTGCTGTTCGCTGGGGAGGGTGCGGAGAAATTTGCCGCCGCCCACGATCTTGAAATGGTCGCACCCGATTTCTTCTTTACCCAACCACGTTTTGACCAACTGCACCGTGCTCAGGCCGAGCTTGGGCGTGTGTTGCTCGATCACGATGGCGCTGCGCAAAGCGGTGAGCCGATCGACCCCGATCGTAAATTCGGTACCGTTGGCGCGGTGGCGCTGGATGCCCTGGGCAACCTGGCGGCCGCAACGTCGACGGGCGGCATGACCAACAAACAGGCCGGCCGGGTGGGGGATACGCCGATCATCGGTGCCGGTTGTTACGCCAACAATGCCACGGTGGCGGTCTCCAGCACCGGTACCGGGGAAACCTTCATGCGCGGCGTGTCGGCCTATGACGTTTCCGCGTTGATGGAGTACGCCGGGCTCAGTCTGCAGCAGGCCACTGACCGGGTGGTGATGGAAAAACTGCTGGCGATGGGTGGCAGCGGCGGCATGATTGCCATCGACAGTCACGGCAACGTGGCGCTGCCTTTCAACAGTGAAGGCATGTACCGCGGTTTCGGTTATGTCGGCGATGCGCCGTCCGTAGGGATTTACCGCTAA